The DNA segment CCGTCGCGGTCGCCGGGGCCATCGCGCTCCAGATGCTGTTCGCTGGGATCGACGGCGACTACAGCAAGGAGACCGGGGCCGACACCTCACGTGCCCAGATGGTCGTCCAGAGCGACTTCACGAAGACCCGGATGGCCGACGCGCTGCGCTCCACGCACGGCGTACGGAAGGTACTCACGGTCGGCCGCTCGTCCGCCGGGGGGGCGAAGGGCGCCGAGGAGACCAGCAATGTGTACACCGGCGACTGCCCGTCGCTGCGGGCCCTGGCCACCCTCCCGTCCTGCAAAAACGGCGACGCGTTCATCACCGTCGGCGGCTGGGACGACAATCTCACGAAGATCGCCAAGCCCGGCAAGCGGCTGTTCATCAGCCCGGCCTTCTCCGGCGGCCATGACCGCACCCTCACCTGGACCATCCCGGCCACGACCCGCACGGTGCACGTCACGACCGACCCGGCCGGCGGCCCCGTCTCGGGAGGCATGCTGCTCACACCGGGGGCACTGCCCGCGCTGCGGCACCTTCCCCTGGTCAACACGGACTACATCACGCTCGACCCGTCGGAGCCGGACGCCATCGACCTGGTCCGTAACAGCGCGGCGAAGGTCAACCCGCTGACCTCGGTCGACGCCCTGCACGAGGTACGCGAGGACAACCGCTTCGCGAGCGTCCGCAAGGGTCTGTACATCGGCGCAACCGCGGTGCTCCTGCTGATCGGCGCGAGCCTGCTGGTCTCGGTCCTGGAGCAGTTGCGTGACCGCCGGAAGCTGCTGGCGGCGCTCACCGCCTTCGGCACCCGGCGCTCCACGATGAGCTGGTCGGTGCTGTGGCAGACGGCCGTCCCGGTCGCCCTGGGCCTGCTGCTCGCCACCGGGGTGGGTCTGGGGCTCGGGTCGGTCCTGCTCGACATGGTCGGCCACTCGGTCTCGGTCGACTGGACCGCGGTCGCGGCGATGGCCGGTATCGGAGGCGGCGTCGTCGTCCTGGTGACACTGCTCAGCCTGCCTTCCCTGTGGCGGCTGATGCGGCCGGAGGGGCTGCGTACGGAGTAGCCGTGAACCGTGGGGACGGTTCCGCCCGCGGAGGCCCGCCGGACGCACTGGTGCGTCCGGCGGACCCCCGCACGTCACGCCAGCCAGACCGGCAACGGCCGCACCCCTTCCCGCAGGGCCGCGGCGAACGCGGTGAACTCCTCCTGGCGCGCCGCCCCGGCCCGCATCGCCAGGGCGATGCGCCGCATCGGCGCGGGCTCGGCGAAGTACGCCGTGGCCAGCTGGTCGTTGCGCCCGGTCTCCACCCGTACCGCCGTACGCGGCAGCAGCGTCACCCCGAGCCCGCCGGCCACCAGCTGGACCAGCGTGGAGAGCCCGGCGGCCGTCGTCGTCACCGGCACACCGTCGGCGCGCCCGGCCTCCCGGCAGATGTCCAGCGTCTGGTCCCGCAGGCAGTGGCCCTCGTCGAGCAGCAGCAGGTCCAGCTCGCGCAGGGCGTCCCGCGGAATGTCCGCGCGCCCCGCCAGCCAGTGCTCGCGCGGCGTGACGAGGACGAACTCCTCGTCGAACAAGGGCAGTTCCACAACCCCCGGCACCCCGAGCGGCACCGCGAGCAGCAGCAGGTCGAGCCGCCCCGCGGTCAGCCCGTCGATCAGCGAGGACGTCTGCTCCTCGTGCACCTGGAAGTCCAGATCCGGGTACTCACGGTGGACGAGCCGCAGCACGGTCGGCAGCAGATACGGGGCGACGGTGGGAATGACCCCGAGCCTGAGCACTCCGGTGAAGGGCGCCCGTACCGCGTCGGCCTCGTCCATCAGCTCACCGACCGCGTCGAGCACCGCCCCGGCCCGCACGGCGAGCCGCTCCCCGGCGGGTGACAGCAACACCTTGCGGGTGGTCCGTTCCAGAAGCTGGACGCCGAGGGCGTCCTCGAGCGCCGAGACGGCACCCGACAGGGCGGGCTGGCTCATGCCGATCGCGGCGGCCGCGTCCCGGAAGTGCAGGTGCTCCGCCACAGCCGCGAAGGCACGCAGCTGCGCCACGGTGGGCTGCTTCCCCTTGTGGGCGGTTCCGCCCGTATATACCTGGATCACTGATAGGTACCTCCGATCACGGCACCCGAGTCTAGCTATTTCTGTGATCAATGGATCCTGTGTCACTCTGTAACCCGTCCAAGCCCCAGGAACCCCCCAAAAAGGGAATTCCGAAGCTGCAAGGAGAGTACGTGCTCACTGTCGGTGACCAGTTCCCCCAGTTCGACCTGACTTCCTGTGTGTCGCTGGAGAGCGGCAAGGAGTTCGCGCAGATCGACCACAAGACCTACGAAGGCAAGTGGAAGATCGTCTTCGCGTGGCCCAAGGACTTCACCTTCGTGTGCCCGACCGAGATCGCCGCCTTCGGCAAGCTCAACGAGGAGTTCGCCGACCGCGACGCGCAGGTCCTCGGCTTCTCCGGTGACTCCGAGTTCGTGCACCACGCCTGGCGCAAGGACCACCCGGACCTCACCGACCTGCCCTTCCCGATGATGGCCGACTCGAAGCACGAGCTCATGCGTGACCTCGGCATCGAGGGCGAGGACGGCTTCGCGCAGCGCGCCGTCTTCATCGTCGACCAGAACAACGAGATCCAGTTCACGATGGTGACCGCCGGTTCCGTGGGCCGTAACCCCAAGGAGGTCCTGCGGGTCCTCGACGCCCTGCAGACCGACGAGCTGTGCCCCTGCAACTGGACCAAGGGCGAGAACACCCTGGACCCGGTCGCGCTCCTCTCGGGCGAGTGAGCTGATTCCACGATGTCACTCGACGAACTGAAGTCCGCCATACCGGACTACGCCAAGGACCTGAAGCTGAACCTCGGTTCGGTGATCGGCAACAGCGACCTGCCGAAGCAGCAGCTGTGGGGCACCGTCCTCGCCTGCGCCATCGCGTCGCGCTCGCCGCTGGTGCTGCGCGAGCTGGAGCCGGAGGCCAAGGCCAACCTCTCCCCCGAGGCGTACACCGCGGCCCGGTCCGCGGCGGCCGTCATGGCGATGAACAACGTCTTCTACCGGACCCGGCACCTGCTGTCGGACCCGGAGTACGGGACGCTCCGCGCCGGTCTGCGGATGAACGTGATCGGCAACCCCGGTGTGGAGAAGGCCGACTTCGAGCTGTGGTCGCTCGCTGTCTCCGCGATCAACGGCTGCGGCCAGTGCCTCGACTCGCACGAGCAGGTGCTCCGCAAGGCGGGCGTGGACCGCGAGACCATCCAGGAGGCCTTCAAGATCGCGGCCGTCCTGCAGGCGGTCGGCGTGACACTCGACGCCGAGGCCGTCATGGCCCAGTAGCACCCGTAGCACCCGTAGCACCCGTAGTAACGGCGTACGCGAAAGCCCCGGTGATGTGCGGAAACGCACCACCGGGGCTTTCTGCGCTGTGCTGCTGCCCGAACCTCACTCGGGGAGCTCGGTCCCGGGCGCCGGGGCCGTGACATCCGCCGCCGGCTCCGGCTCCGCAGCCGGCTCCCGCGGCGCCGGAGCCGTGGCCGCCGGGCTCTCCTCCTGCTGACGGGGTGCCGCCCGCATGGCGCTCTCCGTGCTGTACGCGCGGAGGTAGCCGACCACCGTGTTGGTCACCGCCACCAGCGGAACCGCCACCACCGCTCCGCCGATCCCGGCGATCATGCCGCCCGCCGCCACGGAGAGGACCACCGCCAGCGGGTGGACCCGCACCGCCCGGCCGAGGATGAACGGCTGGAGCACATGGCCCTCGATCTGCTGTACGGCGAGGACCAGGATCAGCACCATCAGCGCGGTGAACGGCCCCTGGGTCACCAGCGCGACGACCACCGCGAGCGCGCCGGACATCACGGCGCCCACCAGCGGGATGAACGCGAACAGGAAGATGAAGACGGCCAGCGGAACGGCCAGCGGAACATCCAGGAAGAAGAGCCCGAGCCCGATGAAGATCGCGTCGATGAGCGCCACTATCACCGTGCCGCGCACATACGCGGTCAGCGTCCGCCAGGCACGCGGCCCGGCGCCCGACACTCCCGGACGGGCCTGCGCCGGGACGAGCTTGAGCGTCCACTGCCAGATGCGCGCCCCGTCGTACAGCAGGAAGAGCGTCGAGAACATCGCCAGCAGCATCCCGGTCAGGAACTCCACCATGACCGTGACGCCCTGGAGGCCTGCCGACGTGATCTCGTTGGTGTTGGTGCCGACGGTGTCGCTCAGGTTCTTGGCGATCTCATTGATCTGCTTGTCCGTCACATGGAAGGGGCTGTGCAGCAGCCAGCGCCGCAGCTCCTGGATGCCCTCCTGGACCCGGCTGGAGACCGTGTCCAGATTCTCCATCACCTGCCAGACCACGAACCAGCCGACCAGTCCCATGATGACGAAGCCGAGGATCGCGGTCAGCGCGGTGGCCAGCCCCCGCGGCAGACCCGCCCGCCGGAGCCTGGCGACCGTCGGCTGGAGGAGCGCGGTGACGAGCAGCGCGCCGACGAACGCGAGGACGACGAGCTGGATGGCGCTGATGGCCCGCATCAGCACCCAGAGGGCCCCCGCCAGGACCAGGAGGCGCCAGCCCGCCTCCGCGGCCACCCGCATGCCCCACGGCACGGCGGCCACCGGGTCGGGGCGGGCCGCGACGGCCGGCGCGTAGTCCGGGGGCGGTGGCACCTGGCCCGGTACGGCGTGGCCGTCGGCCCCGTCGGGGTGCGGCGTTGTTGCGCCGGCGCCGCCGTCCGCTTCCTCCGCTGAACGGCGTTCTTCCAACTTTTCACCCAGGTGAGTGAGTTCGGAGCCCACACGTTCCAGCCAGTCCGGCAGTTTCGACATGCTGTTCCTCTTCCCCCGACCGCGCGCCTCATCCGGAGCCGACCGTACACGCAGGGAGCCCCCCACCGAAGGACGGCGGGGGGCTCCCTGGAGCTGAGCGGACAAGCCGCTCTTAATACCAGCTGTTGGCCTGCCAGAACGACCACGCACCACAGGGGCTCTGGTAGCGGCTGTTCATGTAGTTCAGGCCCCACTTTATCTGCGTGGCCGGATTGGTCTGCCAGTCGGCACCCGCGGACGACATCTTCGAGCCGGGGAGAGCCTGCACGAGACCGTACGCACCGGAACCGGCGTTGACCGCCTTGTAGTTCCAGCCGGACTCATGGCTCACGATGTTGCTGAAGCACTGGAACTGGTCGGACGGCATCATCTGCCGCGCCATGGCCTGGACCTGCGCGGCCGAGTAGGAGCCCTGCGAGGAGAAGCTGCTCGCGTCACGAACAGAAGAGCGGCTGGCGGCCTGCTTCTTCTCCTCGGCACGCTTCTTCGCGGCTTCCTTCGCCTTGGCGACCGCCTCGTCGGCAGCTTCCTTCTTGGTCTTCGCGTCCTTGGCGGCCTGGATGCGGGCCGATTCCTCCGCGGACTTCTTCGCTGCCGCGTCGGCCTGCACCGCCTGGGTGTCTGCCTGCTCCGTCAGCGACGCTACCTGGGCCTGCTGGCCGTCAGGAATGTCCGCGAGGGTAGTCGTGTCCGCTGCGGAGGCTGCATCGATGTTGTCGCCTGCGGGCAGCGTGCTGCCCGATGCGACGCCGACAACTGCTCCTACGGTGGTGACCGCAGTGGCTGACGCCACCGCGAATCCCCGGACCGAAATCCGGCTCACACGGTTTTCCTTCCAGCAGCGACCGCTCGTGACCTCGCGGACGCAATCGTGCCCCTGGCTCGGTCCTCCCTGGCGTACAGGTCACGGGAGGCGCTGACCCGGTGGGCAACTCCCTTACGGAAGTGCCGCGTGGTACTCGGGCGGCATGCGGCGGCAAGTGTTGAGTTGTGTGGTGCTGCACCCCTGAGGGTGTACGTGTGCCGCATGCGGGGCCTGACGGAAGCAAGACTCTGCCCGACGCCCACGCTTCAAGGCAAACGTCGGCCGAGTGTTAAAGCTCACACCCCGTTTGGCGCACGAGTTTTCTGGAGATTGCTGCGCAACAGAGAGCCGCCCGGCTAGGCTCCTGCGCCTTGCCGGGCGGCTTCAACTGGCCCTACCGTACCGGTGGGTGTCTGGCAATACCCCCGGGGTTCTCTTCTAGAGCTGTCCGTCCTCCAGCATTTCGGTCACCAGTGCGGCGATCTGCGAGCGCTCGGACCGGGTGAGGGTGACGTGGGCGAAGAGCGGATGCCCCTTCAGTTTCTCGACGACGGCGACCACTCCGTCGTACCGGCCCACCCGTAGGTTGTCCCGCTGGGCGACGTCGTGGGTCAGCACGACCCGCGAGTTCGAGCCGATCCTGGAGAGCACCGTCAGCAGGACGTTCCGCTCCAGGGACTGGGCCTCGTCCACGATGACGAACGCGTCGTGCAGTGAGCGGCCCCGGATATGAGTGAGCGGCAGGACTTCGAGCATGCCCCGTCCGACCACTTCCTCGATCACGTCCCGGCTCGTCACCGAGGAGAGGGTGTCGAAGACCGCCTGCGCCCAGGGACCCATCTTCTCGGACTCCGAGCCCGGCAGATAGCCGAGTTCCTGCCCGCCGACCGCGTACAGCGGACGGAAGACCATCACCTTCTGGTGCTGCCTGCGCTCCATGACGGCCTCAAGACCCGCACAGAGCGCGAGCGCGGACTTGCCGGTGCCGGCCCGGCCTCCCATCGAGATGATGCCGATGTCCGGATCGAGGAGCAGATCGAGCGCGATGCGCTGCTCGGCGCTGCGGCCGTGCAGCCCGAAGGCCTCGCGGTCGCCCCGTACGAGCTTCACATTGCCCTCGGCCGTGATCCGGCCCAGCGCCTTGCCGCGCTCGGACTGGAGCACCAGGCCGGTGTGCACGGGCAGATCGGCGGCCTCCGGTACGTAGAGGGTGTCCTCGGCGAACAGCAGGTCCACCTGGTCGGGAGAGAGGGTCAGTTCGCTCATCCCCGTGTGGCCCGAGTCCGTGATCGCCAGTTCGGCGCGGTACTCCTCGGCGAGGAGCCCCACGGACGAGGCCTTGATGCGCAGCGGCAGGTCCTTGGAGACGACGGTGACGTCGAAGCCCTCGGCCTGGAGGTTGCGCGCGACCGCGAGGATGCGGGAGTCGTTGTCCCCGAGCCGGTAGCCGGCCGGGAGCACGCTGGGATCCGAGTGGTTGAGTTCGACACGGAGGGTCCCGCCGAGTTCGCCCATGGGAAGAGGGGCGTCGAGACGTCCGTACCTCACCCGGAAGTCGTCCAGCAGGCGCAGGGCCTGCCGGGCGAAGTAACCGAGCTCAGGATGGTGCCTCTTGGCCTCCAGTTCCGTGACCACGACGATCGGGAGCACGACCTCGTGCTCGTCGAACCGGGTCATGGCGTTGGGATCGGCCAGCAGGACGCTGGTGTCAAGAACGTAAGTGCGCCTGTCGGGCATGCGGCGCTTAGTGCTGGTCACCACGGAAGGACGTACCCCCTTTGGACACAAGCCTGAGATCGGGGAGCGACGGCGTCGCGGGCTGCTGGGACCGGGGCGGGCCTCCACCAGCGCGGAAGCCGGACCCGGCCCTCCACGTCGTCGCCCGTGCTCACCGCACGGTCGTCCTGGTGCAAAGGGCCTCCCGGGCGAGCGGACCGGGCCGCTCACTGAGATACGACATCCGTGGACCGGACGTCGACCTGGAAGGGGTATTCCCGCGAACGCACGCCGCCATGCCACGGCGTACGACCGGTTCCTGCCAGTGGCGGTCCGGACGGGGAGGTTTTCACCTGCCCGTCACCCGTGGCTGACCGGCGCGACGTCCGCGCGTCACCGGGTGTGCACACCGGAAAAGCGAACAGTTCAGGCCATCACCCGAAAGGGTGCACAGCGCCCCCGCGCTGGGGCGTGGCGGGCACGGGGCGGGAAGGCTCAGGCGCCGTAGCGCCGGTGGCGGGCCGCGTAGTCGCGCAGCGCGCGCAGGAAGTCGACCTTGCGGAAGGCGGGCCAGAAGACTTCGCAGAAGTAATACTCGGAGTGTGCGCTCTGCCAGAGCATGAACCCGGAGAGCCGCTGCTCCCCGCTGGTGCGGATCACCAGATCCGGGTCGGGCTGGCCGCGCGTGTAGAGGTGCTCCGAGATGCGCTCGACGTCGACGGTCTCGGCTAGCTCCTCGAAGGACGTGCCCTTCTCGGCGTGCTCCAGCAGCAGCGAGCGGACCGCGTCGGCGATCTCCTGGCGTCCGCCGTAGCCGACCGCGACGTTGACGAGTATCCCGGTGTTGCCCGTGGTCGCCTCTTCCGCTTCCTTGAGGACGGCCTGGGTGTGGCCGGGGAGCAGATCGAGCGCACCGACGTGGTGGACCCTCCAGCGGCCGTCCGCCGCGAGGCCCCTGACCGTGTCCTCGATGATGCCGAAGAGCGCGGTGAGCTCCTCCTGGGGGCGGTCGAAGTTGTCCGTGGAAAGCAGCCAGAGTGTGGCGACCTCGACCTCGGTCTCCGCGCACCAGCCGAGGAACTCGGTGATCTTGTCGGCCCCGGCCTTGTGGCCCTGTGCGGCAGTGCCGCCGGACGCCTTGGCCCAGCGCCGGTTGCCGTCCAGAATGAGTCCGATGTGCTTGGGCACCTGGTCGTGGTCGAGGCGGCCTTCCACCCGACGTGCGTAGAGCCCGTACACCAGGTCGCGCAAGTTCACTGCGATTCACCTCGCGATGTCGTGCCGGACGCCCTGCCCGACGTGCTTTTCCGGCTGGGGGTCCCGGAGGCGTCCCCCGGGATGGCACAGCACTGAGTCCAGACCTCCGTGCGGTGGCAGTCGCCCGAGCCGCCACAGTACTGCGCAGGGGTCATGACAGCCCAACCCGGCCTGTCACAAGTCCGTGATAAGGAAGGGTCTGTGACTGATTCTCTTCGTTATTCCGCCACTGATGACCGATACGACTCCATGGAGTACCGGCGCAGCGGCCGCAGTGGGCTGAAACTCCCCGCTGTCTCGCTCGGCCTGTGGCACAACTTCGGCGACGACCGCGCGCTCGACTCGCAGCGCGCGATCCTCCGCCGCGCCTTCGACACCGGCGTGACCCACTTCGACCTGGCGAACAACTACGGCCCGCCGGCCGGCTCCGCCGAGCTCAACTTCGGCAAGCTCTTCGCCCAGGACTTCGCCCCTTACCGGGATGAACTGGTCATTTCGACCAAGGCCGGCTATCTGATGCACCCCGGCCCGTACGGCGAGTGGGGATCGCGCAAGTACCTGCTGTCCTCGCTGGACGCCTCGCTCGGGCGGATGGGTCTCGACTACGTCGACATCTTCTACTCCCACCGCTTCGACCCGGAGACTCCCCTGGAGGAGACGATGGGCGCGCTGGCCTCCGCCGTGCAGCAGGGCAAGGCGCTGTACGTCGGCGTCTCCTCGTACAACAGCGAGCAGACCGCGGAGGCGGCCCGCATCCTCAAGGAGATGGGCGTTCCCGCCCTGATCCACCAGCCGTCGTACTCCATGATCAACCGCTGGACCGAGGCCGACAAGCTGCTCGACACCCTGGAGACGGCCGGAATGGGCTGCATCTCCTTCGTGCCGCTCGCGCAGGGCCTGCTCACCGGCAAGTACCTCAAGGGCATCCCGGAGGGTTCGCGCGCCACTCAGGGCAAGTCGCTCGACCCGCAGCTGCTCTCCGACGAGGTGGTACGCCGGCTCAACGGGCTCAACGAGATCGCGAAGCGGCGCGGGCAGTCCCTGGCGCAGCTGGCGCTCAACTGGGTGCTGCGCGATCCGCGGATGACGTCCGCGCTCATCGGCGCCTCCAGTGTGAAGCAGCTGGACGAGAACGTGGCGGCGCTGGCGGCGGCCCCGCTCTCCGCCGACGAGCTGACCGAGATCGACTCGTTCGCCGTCGACACCGCGGGCACCAACATCTGGGCCGGCCGGAGCTGACCACCGCGCGCGGCGCGGGGCAGGCGCGGGGCACAAAAAAACGGGCCGGTCCGTGGGGGGGGATACGGACCGGCCCGAGGGGGGGTTTCCACCATAACCCTTCATAAGTCGTGCGGCTGCCACGCCGTGCCCCCGAGTTCTCCGGGATTACGCTCCGAAACCGCCGAGCAGCAGACCGGTGAGCGCGCCCGCCACCATGAAGGGGCCGAACGGCATCGCGCTCTTGCGTCCCGCGCGGCCCCGGAGGATCAGGCCGACGCCGTACAGCGCGCCGTAGACGAACCCGGCGAAGGTGCCGAGCAGCAGGACCCCCCAGCCGTACCAGCCGAGGGCCACCCCGAGACCGGCCGCCAGTTTGACGTCGCCGAAGCCCATGCCGTTCGGGTTGATGAGGAAGAGCACGAAGTAGCCGCCGCCCAGGGCGAGTCCGCCGAGCAGCGCACCCGTCCAGGATCCCCGCGCGCCGGGCAGCAGCGCAGCCGCTCCCAGCAGGGCCGCGGTCGCCGCCGCGATGGGCAGCGTGAGGACGTCGGGCAGCCGCTGCACGGCTCGGTCCACCAGGCCCAGCAGGACGAGGGCGGGCGCGATCAGCACCCAGACGGCCGCCTCGGGGACGGGGCCCGCCGCTGCGGCGAGCGCGGCACAGCACAGGGCGGTGAGCACGGCGGTCACCGGTGTGCTGGGCCCGTACCAGCCGCCGGTCCCGCGCGCCGGGCCGAGCCAGCCCGCGATGGGCTGTCCCGACGGGGTGGTGTCGTGCCAGGGGGTCCCCGGGGCCACCGCGAGCCGGTAGGCGGGGCGCGGCAGCAGGGTCCCCGCGGCGGCGCCGAAGCAGGCGGCGAGTACGACGATCAGCGCGGCAGACACCCGGCCGAGTTTAGACCGGCGGCAATGGGGGGGGCGGGAGAACGGGGGCGTCACCCGGCCTCAGGCCCCGGCAGGGCGATCACTGCGGCTTACGGGCCTCGATCAGGAAGCGTGTCGTGTGCGCGAGGAACGGTCCCTCGGCCTCGATCCGCTCGTGAAGGGCACGGAGCTGCGGCAGATAGGCCTCGGTGGTGAAGCCGGGCACCATCCAGACCACCTTGCGCAGGAAGTAGATGACGGCACCGATGTCGAAGAACTCGGTGCGCAGGCTCTCCAGTCGCAGATCGACCACCTCAAGGCCCGCCGCCCGCGCCGCGGTGCGCGCCGCCTCCGGGTCGCGCCCCTTGCGCGCTTCGGGCTGCGGACCGAGGAAGTACTCGACGAGCTCGAAGACGCTGGCCGGGCCGACCTCCTGGGAGAAGTACGTACCACCGGGTGCCAGCACCCGGGCGATCTCCTGCCAGTGCGCCTTCACCGGGTGGCGGCTGACGACCAGGTCGAAGGCACCGTCGGCGAAGGGCAGCGGCGGCTCGTCCGGGTCGGCCACCACCACCGCGCCCAGCGGGTGCAGCAGGGCGGTGGCCTTGGCCACGTTCGGCGGCCAGGCCTCGGTGGCCACCGTCAGCCGTGGCAGCTTCGCCACCCCGGCCAGCACTTCCCCACCGCCGGTCTGGATGTCGAGGGCGGCCGATGCCCGGCCCATTCGCTCCCCCATCGCGCGGGAGTACCCCCACGACGGGCGCTCCTCCGTGGCGCGGCCTTCGAGCCAGGAGAAGTCCCAGCCGTCGACGGACACGGAGGCGGCCTCGGCCACCAGCTCTTCAAAGTTCCTGGACATGGGTACCGAGTCTGACAGGCCCGCAGGCGGTCCTGCCAGCGCATTTACGCGCAGCCGGGTGTAGCTGTCACGGAGATCCCGGGATTCCTCAGGCCGAGATCTCGGCGACGGTGGAGCTGCTCGGGAAGTAACCGTCCAGACCGGTCACCCGCAGCATCCGCAGGTGCAGGGCGCGGGTGCAGACCAGGTCGATGGAGCCGCCCCGGTCGAGCGCCCGGCGCCTGGCGCGGCAGAGCAGCCCCAGGGCGGCGCAGTCGATGAAGGTCGCGGGGCGGAGA comes from the Streptomyces sp. NBC_01471 genome and includes:
- a CDS encoding AI-2E family transporter, giving the protein MSKLPDWLERVGSELTHLGEKLEERRSAEEADGGAGATTPHPDGADGHAVPGQVPPPPDYAPAVAARPDPVAAVPWGMRVAAEAGWRLLVLAGALWVLMRAISAIQLVVLAFVGALLVTALLQPTVARLRRAGLPRGLATALTAILGFVIMGLVGWFVVWQVMENLDTVSSRVQEGIQELRRWLLHSPFHVTDKQINEIAKNLSDTVGTNTNEITSAGLQGVTVMVEFLTGMLLAMFSTLFLLYDGARIWQWTLKLVPAQARPGVSGAGPRAWRTLTAYVRGTVIVALIDAIFIGLGLFFLDVPLAVPLAVFIFLFAFIPLVGAVMSGALAVVVALVTQGPFTALMVLILVLAVQQIEGHVLQPFILGRAVRVHPLAVVLSVAAGGMIAGIGGAVVAVPLVAVTNTVVGYLRAYSTESAMRAAPRQQEESPAATAPAPREPAAEPEPAADVTAPAPGTELPE
- a CDS encoding transglycosylase SLT domain-containing protein, which translates into the protein MSRISVRGFAVASATAVTTVGAVVGVASGSTLPAGDNIDAASAADTTTLADIPDGQQAQVASLTEQADTQAVQADAAAKKSAEESARIQAAKDAKTKKEAADEAVAKAKEAAKKRAEEKKQAASRSSVRDASSFSSQGSYSAAQVQAMARQMMPSDQFQCFSNIVSHESGWNYKAVNAGSGAYGLVQALPGSKMSSAGADWQTNPATQIKWGLNYMNSRYQSPCGAWSFWQANSWY
- a CDS encoding hydrogen peroxide-inducible genes activator, yielding MIQVYTGGTAHKGKQPTVAQLRAFAAVAEHLHFRDAAAAIGMSQPALSGAVSALEDALGVQLLERTTRKVLLSPAGERLAVRAGAVLDAVGELMDEADAVRAPFTGVLRLGVIPTVAPYLLPTVLRLVHREYPDLDFQVHEEQTSSLIDGLTAGRLDLLLLAVPLGVPGVVELPLFDEEFVLVTPREHWLAGRADIPRDALRELDLLLLDEGHCLRDQTLDICREAGRADGVPVTTTAAGLSTLVQLVAGGLGVTLLPRTAVRVETGRNDQLATAYFAEPAPMRRIALAMRAGAARQEEFTAFAAALREGVRPLPVWLA
- the mgrA gene encoding L-glyceraldehyde 3-phosphate reductase, translating into MTDSLRYSATDDRYDSMEYRRSGRSGLKLPAVSLGLWHNFGDDRALDSQRAILRRAFDTGVTHFDLANNYGPPAGSAELNFGKLFAQDFAPYRDELVISTKAGYLMHPGPYGEWGSRKYLLSSLDASLGRMGLDYVDIFYSHRFDPETPLEETMGALASAVQQGKALYVGVSSYNSEQTAEAARILKEMGVPALIHQPSYSMINRWTEADKLLDTLETAGMGCISFVPLAQGLLTGKYLKGIPEGSRATQGKSLDPQLLSDEVVRRLNGLNEIAKRRGQSLAQLALNWVLRDPRMTSALIGASSVKQLDENVAALAAAPLSADELTEIDSFAVDTAGTNIWAGRS
- a CDS encoding peroxiredoxin, with product MLTVGDQFPQFDLTSCVSLESGKEFAQIDHKTYEGKWKIVFAWPKDFTFVCPTEIAAFGKLNEEFADRDAQVLGFSGDSEFVHHAWRKDHPDLTDLPFPMMADSKHELMRDLGIEGEDGFAQRAVFIVDQNNEIQFTMVTAGSVGRNPKEVLRVLDALQTDELCPCNWTKGENTLDPVALLSGE
- a CDS encoding prepilin peptidase codes for the protein MSAALIVVLAACFGAAAGTLLPRPAYRLAVAPGTPWHDTTPSGQPIAGWLGPARGTGGWYGPSTPVTAVLTALCCAALAAAAGPVPEAAVWVLIAPALVLLGLVDRAVQRLPDVLTLPIAAATAALLGAAALLPGARGSWTGALLGGLALGGGYFVLFLINPNGMGFGDVKLAAGLGVALGWYGWGVLLLGTFAGFVYGALYGVGLILRGRAGRKSAMPFGPFMVAGALTGLLLGGFGA
- a CDS encoding isoprenyl transferase — encoded protein: MNLRDLVYGLYARRVEGRLDHDQVPKHIGLILDGNRRWAKASGGTAAQGHKAGADKITEFLGWCAETEVEVATLWLLSTDNFDRPQEELTALFGIIEDTVRGLAADGRWRVHHVGALDLLPGHTQAVLKEAEEATTGNTGILVNVAVGYGGRQEIADAVRSLLLEHAEKGTSFEELAETVDVERISEHLYTRGQPDPDLVIRTSGEQRLSGFMLWQSAHSEYYFCEVFWPAFRKVDFLRALRDYAARHRRYGA
- a CDS encoding PhoH family protein; translated protein: MVTSTKRRMPDRRTYVLDTSVLLADPNAMTRFDEHEVVLPIVVVTELEAKRHHPELGYFARQALRLLDDFRVRYGRLDAPLPMGELGGTLRVELNHSDPSVLPAGYRLGDNDSRILAVARNLQAEGFDVTVVSKDLPLRIKASSVGLLAEEYRAELAITDSGHTGMSELTLSPDQVDLLFAEDTLYVPEAADLPVHTGLVLQSERGKALGRITAEGNVKLVRGDREAFGLHGRSAEQRIALDLLLDPDIGIISMGGRAGTGKSALALCAGLEAVMERRQHQKVMVFRPLYAVGGQELGYLPGSESEKMGPWAQAVFDTLSSVTSRDVIEEVVGRGMLEVLPLTHIRGRSLHDAFVIVDEAQSLERNVLLTVLSRIGSNSRVVLTHDVAQRDNLRVGRYDGVVAVVEKLKGHPLFAHVTLTRSERSQIAALVTEMLEDGQL
- a CDS encoding alkyl hydroperoxide reductase, with amino-acid sequence MSLDELKSAIPDYAKDLKLNLGSVIGNSDLPKQQLWGTVLACAIASRSPLVLRELEPEAKANLSPEAYTAARSAAAVMAMNNVFYRTRHLLSDPEYGTLRAGLRMNVIGNPGVEKADFELWSLAVSAINGCGQCLDSHEQVLRKAGVDRETIQEAFKIAAVLQAVGVTLDAEAVMAQ
- a CDS encoding class I SAM-dependent methyltransferase translates to MSRNFEELVAEAASVSVDGWDFSWLEGRATEERPSWGYSRAMGERMGRASAALDIQTGGGEVLAGVAKLPRLTVATEAWPPNVAKATALLHPLGAVVVADPDEPPLPFADGAFDLVVSRHPVKAHWQEIARVLAPGGTYFSQEVGPASVFELVEYFLGPQPEARKGRDPEAARTAARAAGLEVVDLRLESLRTEFFDIGAVIYFLRKVVWMVPGFTTEAYLPQLRALHERIEAEGPFLAHTTRFLIEARKPQ